CCGGGATCCTCTGGGCGCTGGTGCTCACCTATCTGATCGCGGTACGCCGGGCTTTCCGTGCGCGCCGCTCGACCGCGCTCGGCCGGCAGCCTGCCCCGACCGGAGACGAACTCCGGCGCGAACTGCGGGCGCACGGCGGCGGCACCCTGTCCTGGATGACGACATGGGAGGGCAACGGCTACGCCCGCGTGGACGGCGGGATCGTCGCGTACCAGCGCCGCAACGGCGTCGCCCTGGCCCTCGCCGATCCGATCGGCCCTGCGGAGTCCCGGTCCGCCGCGGTCCGTGACTTCATCCGCACGGCCGAGGACGCCGGACTCGTCCCCTGCTTCTTCAGCGCGGACGAGGCGACGAGGGCGGCAATCCCGGAGACGTGGCGCAGCCTCGTGGTGGCGGACGACACGATCGTCGACCTTCCCGGCCTCACCTTCACCGGCAAACGCTGGCAGCCGGTGCGCACATCGCTCAACCGGGCCGGGCGGGAGCAGATGACCTTCCGGCTCACCCACCTGGCGGCGGAGACCTGGGGCCTCCGTCAGCAGCTCCGTGGGATCTCCGAGGCGTGGGTCGGCGACAAGGACCTTCCGGAGATGCGGTTCACCCTGGGAACCCTGGAGGAGGCGGAGGACCCCGAGGTGCGGCTCGCCCTCGCGATCGCTCCGAACGGCGACGTCGACGGCTTCCTCTCGTGGTTGCCCGTGTACGGGGAGGGCGGGGTGGTCCGCGGCTGGACCCTCGACCTCATGCGGCGTCGCGAGGGCGGTTTCGGACCGGTGATGGAGTATCTGATCGGCGCCTCCGCGCAGCAGTTCTCGGAGGAGGGAGCCGAGTTCATGTCACTCTCCGGCGCTCCCCTCGCGCACGACTACCCGCCGGACGCCGGTGTGATCGCCGCGTTGAGCGACCGGCTCGCCGATGCGCTCGAGCCCGTGTACGGCTTCCGCTCGCTGCACCGCTTCAAGGAGAAGTTCCACCCCCGCTACGAGACCATGTACCTCCTCTTCCGCGACGAGAGCGACCTCACCCGCATCGGCGGAGCGCTCACCCGGGCCTTCCTCCCCGACGCCACGCTGCGGCAGTTCGCCGGGGCCGGGCTGGAGCTCGTCCGCGGCGAGCACTGATCCTCGCGCCCGGGCCCGCGCGTCGCCGGACTCAGGCCCGCGCCTCGGCCACCTCCCCGGCGACGCCATCCCGAGTCTCCGCGGCCGGACGCTTCGCCGTGTTCGCGATGTGCGCCCGCGCGACGACGAGCGCGGCGACGACCATGATCCCGACGCCGAGCCAGTACGGCGCGGCATGGCTGACGGCGGTGTAGAGGGCGGCCGCGATCAACGGGGCGACGGTGCTCATCGCGGCGTTGAGGGACTGGGTGGCACCTCCGAGCCAGCCCTGTTCGTCGTCGCCCACGGCGTTGGACATCGCGCCGTCCATCGCGGCCTGGGCAGCGCCCTGACCGGCGGCGAGCATCAGCGCGCCGACGATGAAGAGCCACGGCTGGGCGAGCAGCGAGGCCACGATCGCGAGACCGGCGAGACCGATCGCCTGCGCGACGATGGCGCTGACGATCACGCCGCGCTCCCCCATCCGTGGCAGCAGGATGCCGAGCAGCACGCCCTGAATGAGAATGTCGATGATGCCGACCCCTGCCGTGAGCAGGCCGATCTGCGTCGGTCCCCACTGGATGGCGTCGAGGGCGAGGACGCTGAAGTTGTTCACGAAGAATCCGAACGGCAGGGCGAGCAGCGCGAACGCGATCATCAGCCCGCGGAGCTCGGGGCGGCCGAAGGCGGTGCGGAACACCCCGAACGGCTGGACGTCGCGGAGGGCGATCCGCGCGATGCGGTTCTCCGGTCGCAGGCTCTCCGGCAGCAGGAAGATGCTGAGGATCGCGATCGTGAGGCCGACCGCCGCAGTGAGGAAGACGGGCAGACGGAGATCGATCGCGGCGAGCAGACCGCCGATGGCGGGACCGATCATGGTGCCGATGCCGGTCAGTGCGCCGAGGAGGCCGAAGCGCTGCGCGCGCTTCTCGGGCGGCGTGATGTCGGCCAGGTAGGCGAACAGGGCGGGGAGGTCTCCGGCCGTCAGCCCCTGGATGACACGGGCGAGCACGAGCACCCAGATCGCCCCGCCCACGCCG
This genomic stretch from Microbacterium sp. Nx66 harbors:
- a CDS encoding bifunctional lysylphosphatidylglycerol flippase/synthetase MprF is translated as MTSERPSSARLLFGALRTTPATLTMIGLVLLTGVIWQGLWRPFEDSALFPAVAYGLPSLSEGKWWTPVTGTFFVNEPWVYLFTIAGFWGMGYLEHRRGTRVALAYFTVGQLFAIFATALFLLLVSQLPWAWAQTQAQALDVGASGGTMACIAAAVGLFRPPWRVRAWLVLLGFVFVAMMFWGELADLEHLFAVLLILFVDRSLRVRRTTVREQRLIAVMAVLTLVAIEIITVLVPTDGPFGPTDPASGGFIDTAIDVAVILFIANGLRRGRRWAWVVAVILGPLNVLAATLVLVLIILTSEAQLETVIDAETELTLATGILWALVLTYLIAVRRAFRARRSTALGRQPAPTGDELRRELRAHGGGTLSWMTTWEGNGYARVDGGIVAYQRRNGVALALADPIGPAESRSAAVRDFIRTAEDAGLVPCFFSADEATRAAIPETWRSLVVADDTIVDLPGLTFTGKRWQPVRTSLNRAGREQMTFRLTHLAAETWGLRQQLRGISEAWVGDKDLPEMRFTLGTLEEAEDPEVRLALAIAPNGDVDGFLSWLPVYGEGGVVRGWTLDLMRRREGGFGPVMEYLIGASAQQFSEEGAEFMSLSGAPLAHDYPPDAGVIAALSDRLADALEPVYGFRSLHRFKEKFHPRYETMYLLFRDESDLTRIGGALTRAFLPDATLRQFAGAGLELVRGEH
- a CDS encoding MFS transporter, producing the protein MTSPPSPVRGAGRAWVMLVVLTMLTVIGMTVVLPVLPFVVLQYVAHEHDLALWVGVLEAVNGLCAFLAAPLLGRLSDRFGRRPVIIVAAFGAAFSMALFGVGGAIWVLVLARVIQGLTAGDLPALFAYLADITPPEKRAQRFGLLGALTGIGTMIGPAIGGLLAAIDLRLPVFLTAAVGLTIAILSIFLLPESLRPENRIARIALRDVQPFGVFRTAFGRPELRGLMIAFALLALPFGFFVNNFSVLALDAIQWGPTQIGLLTAGVGIIDILIQGVLLGILLPRMGERGVIVSAIVAQAIGLAGLAIVASLLAQPWLFIVGALMLAAGQGAAQAAMDGAMSNAVGDDEQGWLGGATQSLNAAMSTVAPLIAAALYTAVSHAAPYWLGVGIMVVAALVVARAHIANTAKRPAAETRDGVAGEVAEARA